In one Epinephelus lanceolatus isolate andai-2023 chromosome 19, ASM4190304v1, whole genome shotgun sequence genomic region, the following are encoded:
- the dmtn gene encoding dematin, which produces MQKVEGRVTPVNLPPSRGSSTPGSPATGITARVNDQVVGYRDLAALPKDKAILQVERPDLMTYKPHLSFSPLDPPRRERSLSPPATSPTMSPEVKARRAESESGSPGGSMMQLQAARKISASQQHFHRPDNGSNIYRKPPIYKQDVNKHLEGVIKSAKFPAAQPPDPNQPSKIETEYWPCPPSLAAMEIEWRRKKKELQEEDEFEDLTNEAEMLREQELEKIKSNLGRLILKEEKEKAVHFRRKTQSLPDRTHLHTSLSASASKSPSHSGPGLTRMQSAEFSTDKGQQAAQNGDTRRERMDRGNSLPSILEQKIYPYEALIVTHRGRCKLPPGVDRTRLERHLSPEQFEEIFGMPMAEFDRLSLWRRNELKKKASLF; this is translated from the exons ATGCAGAAG GTGGAGGGACGGGTAACCCCAGTCAACCTGCCTCCTTCCAGGGGTTCAAGCACCCCGGGGTCTCCCGCCACTGGCATCACG GCCCGAGTGAACGACCAGGTGGTGGGCTACAGAGACCTGGCAGCTCTGCCGAAAGATAAAGCCATCCTGCAGGTTGAGAGACCGGACCTGATGACCTACAAACCACACCTGAGCTTCTCCCCACTCGACCCTCCACGCAGAgaa cggtctctgtctcctcccgcCACGTCTCCAACCATGTCTCCTGAG GTGAAGGCTCGCAGGGCAGAAAGTGAGAGTGGTTCTCCTGGAGGATCGATGATGCAACTGCAGGCTGCACGCAAGATCAGCGCCAGCCAGCAGCATTTTCACAGaccag ATAATGGATCCAACATCTACAGGAAACCTCCCATCTACAAACAAG ATGTTAACAAACATCTGGAAGGCGTCATTAAGTCAGCAAAGTTTCCAGCAGCTCAGCCTCCAGACCCAAACCAGCCGTCCAAGATTGAGACCGAGTACTGGCCCTGCCCCCCCTCACTGGCTGCCATGG AGATCgagtggaggaggaagaagaaggagctgcaggaggaagaCGAGTTTGAAGACCTGACGAACGAGGCTGAGATGCTGCGGGAGCAAGAGCTGGAAAAG ATCAAGTCCAACCTGGGTCGTCTGATcctgaaggaggagaaggagaaggccGTTCACTTTCGGAGGAAGACACAGTCGCTGCCCGACAGAACGCACCTGCACACCA GTTTGTCAGCGAGTGCTTCAAAGTCCCCTTCACACTCAGGACCAGGTCTGACCCGA atGCAGTCTGCAGAGTTCTCCACAGATAAAGGACAACAAG ctgctcaG aacgGAGACACTCGCAGGGAGAGGATGGACAGAGGAAACTCTCTGCCAAGTATCCTGGAGCAGAAG ATCTATCCCTATGAAGCTCTGATTGTGACCCACAGAGGGCGCTGTAAGCTGCCACCAGGAGTCGACCGCACTCGACTGGAG AGGCATCTGTCTCCGGAGCAGTTTGAGGAGATTTTCGGGATGCCGATGGCCGAGTTCGACCGCCTCTCTCTGTGGAGACGAAATGAACTGAAGAAGAAAGCCTCACTTttctaa
- the pbdc1 gene encoding protein PBDC1, which produces MASDNGLASLGVEGASAVAHALSLPADAYGNDPRLEVMWAMKAYNHAEVYFNLISSVDPRFLKLTKLDDKIYSAFRETFKDLDIKLLKADDLKSDKAKEIWRPFCNQFEGLVEDFNYGTLLRLDCEKDYTEENTIFATRVQFFAVEIARNREGYNNTVFTSKCSKS; this is translated from the exons ATGGCGTCAGATAATGGACTGGCCTCTCTG GGGGTGGAGGGAGCCTCGGCAGTGGCTCACGCTCTGTCTCTGCCAGCAGATGCTTATGGAAATGAT ccgcGGCTTGAAGTCATGTGGGCGATGAAGGCCTACAACCACGCAGAAGTTTACTTCAAT CTCATTTCATCCGTCGATCCGAGGTTCCTGAAACTGACGAAACTGGACGACAAAATCTACTCGGCCTTCAGGGAAACATTTAAAGACCTCGACATAAAGCTGCTGAAAGCAGACGACCTGAAATCTGACAAGGCCAAAGAG ATATGGCGTCCGTTCTGTAACCAGTTTGAAGGACTCGTCGAAGACTTCAACTACGGCACTCTGCTCCGTCTGGACTGTGAGAAAGACTACACAGAAGAGAACACTATATTTG CCACCAGAGTTCAGTTCTTCGCCGTTGAAATCGCCCGCAACAGAGAAGGCTACAACAACACCGTGTTCACGTCCAAATGTTCCAAGAGCTAG